One window of the Acaryochloris sp. CCMEE 5410 genome contains the following:
- a CDS encoding IS1 family transposase — translation MECPYCLSEKILKRGFDSLQDGTLVQRYQCKDCNRRFNERTGTPMARLRTASSVVSYAIKARTEGMGIRAAGRTFGKSHTTIMRWEKRLADQAQNWSPPAPAASDVTVEGDEVYTRVGKNLPPSQSQGWTIHFLERESRYWLTAQAGLKDAQLFANGVYSAWEWVKACDGIRWFTDGERRYGQELWKLANVYLNGEECHPDYGHRKVWREGLEVAMKVKGSQGNRRVEWVKAEHPFTAISLGSEVHANHNEAHNAALRRRCSAYRRRQNLYAKKRSGLQRVLDVQRLIHNWVRPHWGLSKQTTPAMEMGFCSRPLSTLELLTNKGFRYVPC, via the coding sequence ATGGAATGCCCATATTGTCTAAGCGAGAAGATCCTAAAGCGCGGCTTTGATAGCCTGCAAGATGGGACATTAGTCCAGCGATATCAGTGTAAGGATTGCAATCGGCGTTTCAACGAACGCACGGGTACCCCAATGGCTCGCTTACGCACCGCTAGTTCAGTAGTGAGCTATGCCATCAAAGCTCGCACCGAAGGGATGGGTATTCGTGCTGCAGGTCGAACTTTCGGTAAATCTCATACCACCATTATGCGTTGGGAAAAACGCCTAGCAGACCAAGCACAGAACTGGTCACCTCCCGCACCAGCAGCCTCTGATGTGACGGTAGAAGGGGATGAAGTTTACACGCGTGTAGGCAAAAATCTTCCCCCCAGCCAATCCCAGGGCTGGACCATCCATTTCCTTGAACGCGAAAGCCGCTATTGGTTGACAGCACAAGCTGGCCTCAAGGATGCACAACTTTTTGCAAATGGCGTTTACTCAGCTTGGGAGTGGGTCAAAGCCTGTGATGGGATTCGATGGTTTACCGATGGTGAGAGGCGTTATGGACAAGAACTTTGGAAGCTCGCCAATGTCTATCTCAATGGTGAGGAGTGTCATCCTGACTATGGGCATCGCAAGGTTTGGCGAGAGGGGTTAGAAGTCGCGATGAAAGTTAAAGGGTCTCAGGGGAATCGGCGAGTAGAGTGGGTGAAAGCAGAGCATCCCTTTACCGCTATCAGTCTAGGGTCTGAGGTCCATGCCAATCATAATGAGGCTCACAATGCTGCCTTGAGGAGACGATGTAGTGCTTATCGAAGACGGCAGAATCTCTACGCTAAGAAGCGGTCGGGGTTACAGCGAGTGCTAGATGTACAACGCCTGATTCATAACTGGGTTAGACCCCATTGGGGGCTCAGTAAGCAGACCACACCAGCAATGGAGATGGGATTTTGTTCTCGTCCGTTGAGCACACTAGAACTCCTCACCAATAAAGGGTTTAGGTATGTGCCCTGTTAG
- a CDS encoding caspase family protein has translation MLNDKAMIIIAVSKYVGAYNNLPGTLESARRLREWAEQPKEDCNYKVLYLGDDVFPQINVELIRQEVSNFVDNNIMDRLVVYFAGHGIVRSAGDQFWLLTNAANDLREGINVEAFRRGLLKCNIGKYNDELTGQLCIIGDACRNSGRDAIEFYGDPILTRDGRKNRIQLDRFLSTGLGDYSFQINGIDGQQAYCLFSEVLLNALTGEIREAIETEYHMFQPAVTNHSLADYLEEEVKARAAAINEEMEPDLLTDIRPPYNFYNRLSEPLPSPTVGLQNSQMAQAIEMSVHDPQINDLNNQQTRDNERRRQILLKDQLRILSNPIAHRWSEDRSTICDYLPSLIAVPSSSSLSIRSLGSSYQIEATSSDGAPMLIRQGKQWMLTPDYPGVVSFIIQDLPGDVLLYKPVTDSWQTFLSDFSNLVSSATLRAAEAKVYADSIRRGKEEFPHQSVTAGYLYEFSNDYDNIARTAYFMARGSVLPFDLALLCADKIKWRKENGKVVAYADLPAVQRSQENGNTNYRPHYATTEVPELKNVPLWGIAPIFRQGWSFMQTERYLDIPDSIRLISEKMSGRSATSLTSKGFEMFIEAFDYKIIEIDSQMVDVY, from the coding sequence ATGCTAAATGACAAGGCGATGATCATAATCGCAGTTTCAAAATATGTTGGTGCATATAATAATTTGCCAGGGACATTAGAAAGTGCAAGAAGACTTCGTGAATGGGCAGAGCAACCGAAAGAAGACTGTAACTACAAAGTTTTGTATTTAGGTGATGATGTTTTTCCACAAATCAATGTTGAACTCATACGTCAAGAAGTCAGCAATTTTGTAGACAATAACATTATGGACAGACTTGTTGTCTACTTTGCTGGTCATGGTATTGTCCGCTCAGCAGGAGACCAATTTTGGCTGCTCACTAACGCAGCCAATGATCTACGTGAGGGGATCAATGTTGAGGCTTTTAGACGAGGATTATTGAAATGTAATATCGGAAAATATAATGATGAGTTAACAGGTCAATTATGCATAATTGGGGATGCTTGTCGAAATTCAGGTCGTGATGCTATCGAGTTTTATGGTGATCCAATTCTGACTCGAGATGGAAGAAAAAACCGCATTCAGCTTGACAGATTTTTATCTACAGGACTTGGTGATTACTCATTTCAAATCAATGGCATTGATGGCCAACAAGCATATTGTCTATTTTCAGAAGTTTTGCTAAATGCTTTGACTGGCGAAATACGTGAGGCAATCGAAACTGAATACCATATGTTCCAGCCAGCCGTCACAAACCACTCATTGGCAGACTATCTTGAGGAAGAAGTTAAGGCTCGTGCAGCCGCAATCAATGAAGAGATGGAACCGGATCTCCTCACAGATATTAGGCCTCCTTATAACTTCTATAATCGATTGAGTGAACCTCTCCCGAGCCCAACAGTTGGTCTGCAAAACTCTCAGATGGCACAAGCGATTGAGATGTCAGTTCACGATCCTCAGATCAATGACCTTAACAATCAACAAACAAGAGATAATGAACGTCGTAGACAAATCCTTTTGAAGGATCAATTGCGAATCTTATCAAACCCCATTGCACACAGATGGTCTGAGGATAGGTCTACTATCTGTGACTACCTTCCATCCTTAATTGCAGTGCCCAGTAGCTCATCCCTTAGTATAAGGTCGCTTGGCAGCTCTTATCAAATAGAAGCCACTTCTTCAGATGGTGCACCTATGCTAATTCGCCAAGGTAAGCAGTGGATGCTTACACCTGATTACCCTGGTGTTGTATCATTCATAATTCAGGATTTACCCGGTGATGTCTTACTGTATAAACCTGTCACTGATTCATGGCAAACCTTTTTGAGTGACTTTTCAAATCTTGTTAGTAGTGCTACGTTACGTGCCGCAGAAGCTAAAGTATATGCAGATAGTATTAGGCGAGGGAAAGAAGAGTTCCCACACCAATCAGTAACAGCGGGATATCTCTACGAATTTTCAAACGACTACGATAATATTGCCCGGACAGCATATTTTATGGCTCGGGGTTCTGTCTTGCCATTCGACCTTGCACTATTGTGTGCAGACAAAATTAAATGGCGAAAAGAGAATGGCAAAGTTGTCGCATATGCAGATCTACCAGCAGTTCAACGTTCCCAGGAAAATGGTAATACAAACTATCGCCCCCATTACGCAACTACTGAAGTTCCGGAACTGAAAAACGTCCCTCTCTGGGGAATCGCCCCAATCTTTCGCCAGGGCTGGAGTTTTATGCAGACAGAACGCTATCTTGACATCCCAGATTCGATCCGGCTCATTAGCGAAAAGATGAGCGGAAGATCAGCAACGAGTCTCACATCTAAAGGATTTGAGATGTTTATTGAAGCTTTTGACTATAAAATCATCGAGATTGACAGTCAAATGGTTGATGTCTATTGA
- a CDS encoding SWIM zinc finger domain-containing protein, with protein sequence MTTFSDILCEDLLRELAGDRYYERGVGYFEEGRVHSLAQYDEHITAEVWGMETYQVHLWLENDQLYSRCTCPLGVDDLFCKHCVAVGLTWIDEPPPYQAGDAPSKPGTTMQDVRDYLARQERDDLVKLILDKAMEDARWREHLLMKAAAQQSGGADINTFRRSLRNAIAIGDFVDYWGAASYADGVQAVMDGLDDLLEQGYASDVIELCEEAISLFEDALNSVDDSDGNLNEILEQVQDLHYQACDIANPNPHALAERLFHAELQSGYGFFYNALETYADILGEAGRATYQALVNAEWEKLPELSGSEHYSYSYRRSKLNRMKEAVVAATGNLEELVEVIAKDLSQPSRYLQIANLYQTQGQTEQAIAWAERGYQTFVGTQWTGQLGEFLIAQYEHQGRLEDAVEIVWQEFDHRPALPIYQKLKQKAEQARSWDRWRPRALAHAQHVADHRPQGPKHHHPYLQIGYSLLVDIYLWEEDSDQAWQAAQTGGCSQRHWMRLADVRSSDHPEEALSVYQPAIEPLLNQTNNQAYEQAIALLLKIKDLQARLNQTAQFEAYIAQLKTTYKRKRNFIKFLLQRGL encoded by the coding sequence ATGACAACTTTCAGCGATATTCTTTGTGAAGACTTACTGCGTGAACTAGCAGGTGATCGCTATTACGAACGAGGTGTTGGCTATTTTGAAGAAGGCCGAGTTCACTCCCTCGCTCAGTACGATGAGCATATCACCGCTGAAGTCTGGGGCATGGAAACCTATCAGGTTCATCTCTGGCTAGAAAACGACCAATTGTACTCCCGCTGTACCTGTCCCTTAGGCGTAGATGATCTGTTTTGTAAGCACTGTGTTGCCGTGGGTCTGACTTGGATTGATGAACCCCCGCCCTATCAAGCAGGGGATGCTCCCTCCAAACCAGGGACAACCATGCAGGATGTCCGGGACTATTTGGCTCGGCAAGAACGGGACGATCTGGTCAAGCTGATTTTAGATAAAGCGATGGAGGATGCTCGGTGGCGAGAACATCTGCTGATGAAGGCAGCGGCTCAGCAGTCGGGCGGGGCTGATATCAATACCTTCCGACGATCTCTGAGAAATGCGATCGCAATTGGAGATTTTGTTGATTACTGGGGAGCAGCTAGCTATGCGGATGGCGTTCAAGCTGTGATGGATGGTCTGGATGACTTACTTGAGCAAGGCTATGCCAGCGATGTGATTGAGCTTTGTGAGGAAGCGATTTCACTCTTCGAAGATGCCCTCAACTCCGTAGACGATTCTGATGGTAATCTCAATGAGATCCTAGAGCAGGTGCAGGACCTTCACTACCAAGCCTGTGACATCGCCAACCCTAATCCTCATGCCCTGGCTGAGCGGTTATTTCATGCGGAACTTCAGTCGGGATATGGCTTTTTCTACAATGCCCTAGAGACCTATGCGGATATTCTGGGAGAAGCAGGGCGAGCAACCTATCAGGCTTTAGTGAATGCGGAATGGGAAAAACTGCCCGAATTGAGTGGCAGTGAGCACTATAGCTATAGCTATCGCCGTTCCAAGCTGAACCGGATGAAAGAAGCAGTGGTAGCAGCCACGGGTAATTTAGAAGAACTCGTAGAGGTGATTGCTAAGGATCTCTCGCAACCTTCTCGCTATTTGCAAATTGCCAACCTGTATCAAACCCAGGGGCAAACCGAGCAGGCTATTGCTTGGGCAGAACGAGGTTATCAAACTTTTGTTGGTACCCAATGGACTGGACAGCTAGGTGAGTTCTTGATTGCCCAATATGAACACCAGGGTCGTTTAGAAGATGCTGTAGAGATTGTTTGGCAGGAGTTTGACCACCGTCCGGCGCTACCGATTTACCAAAAGCTCAAGCAAAAAGCAGAACAGGCAAGGTCTTGGGACCGTTGGCGACCCAGAGCCTTGGCCCATGCTCAGCATGTTGCAGATCATAGACCGCAAGGCCCTAAACATCACCATCCTTATCTGCAGATTGGCTATTCCCTCTTGGTGGACATTTACCTCTGGGAAGAAGACAGTGACCAAGCTTGGCAGGCGGCTCAAACTGGTGGATGTAGCCAACGGCATTGGATGCGATTAGCAGATGTGCGATCATCCGACCACCCTGAAGAGGCTTTGTCGGTCTATCAACCTGCCATTGAACCGCTACTGAACCAGACCAATAACCAAGCGTACGAGCAAGCGATTGCGCTACTCCTCAAGATCAAAGACTTACAGGCACGGCTGAATCAAACGGCACAATTTGAAGCCTACATAGCTCAACTCAAGACGACTTATAAACGCAAGCGCAACTTTATCAAGTTTTTGCTGCAGCGAGGGCTGTAG
- a CDS encoding GIY-YIG nuclease family protein, which yields MISITQLDNLPTCGGIYRVLDGAGTVIYVGQAKNIHQRWQKGHHKISDILARCGTNAFIDWVQLPEWLLNRAENLAVRYYKPVLNKKMPPIV from the coding sequence GTGATATCGATTACCCAGCTAGACAATTTACCGACTTGTGGCGGAATCTATCGAGTTCTAGATGGCGCTGGGACAGTTATTTACGTTGGGCAAGCGAAGAATATCCATCAACGCTGGCAGAAGGGACATCACAAAATCAGCGATATCCTAGCTCGTTGCGGAACAAATGCTTTTATCGACTGGGTTCAATTACCAGAGTGGTTGCTTAACCGAGCTGAGAATTTGGCTGTGAGGTACTATAAACCCGTTCTTAACAAGAAAATGCCGCCGATTGTCTAA
- a CDS encoding TetR/AcrR family transcriptional regulator → MANLKRTREDILQAVIGTVHRQGLVATSLNELFAASGASSGSFYNYFSSKHDLGHALIDYEWELLNASVLEPALRSSEDPIEQVLNMVNQLEAKNLEQPHCGGCLLGNLVVDLVEQDPSFREHLTLIFDRWEQTIAQTLRQAEDRLADRDIEGLAEQILNTVEGTLLMGRLHDDPNRIKRGFAAARDLIHQAIKS, encoded by the coding sequence ATGGCTAACCTCAAGCGGACTCGCGAAGATATTCTGCAAGCGGTAATTGGAACCGTTCACCGACAAGGATTAGTGGCAACCAGCTTAAACGAACTGTTTGCTGCCAGTGGTGCCTCGTCGGGGAGCTTTTATAACTATTTCAGTTCTAAGCATGACCTGGGCCATGCCTTGATTGACTATGAATGGGAACTGTTGAATGCCAGCGTTTTGGAACCGGCCCTGCGCAGCTCGGAAGACCCTATCGAGCAAGTGCTTAATATGGTGAATCAGCTAGAAGCCAAAAACTTAGAACAGCCTCACTGTGGGGGATGTCTCCTAGGCAATCTGGTAGTGGACTTAGTGGAACAAGATCCCTCCTTTCGAGAGCACCTTACCCTGATTTTTGATCGTTGGGAGCAAACCATTGCCCAGACGCTCAGGCAAGCTGAAGATCGTCTGGCAGATAGAGACATAGAGGGGCTCGCAGAACAGATCCTCAACACGGTTGAAGGGACGCTGCTGATGGGGCGCTTGCATGATGACCCAAACCGGATTAAGCGGGGATTTGCAGCCGCTCGGGACCTGATTCACCAGGCTATTAAGTCTTGA
- a CDS encoding OsmC family protein — MSEVTAISPIAKDGLDSLIAKNRENLEEQKTLKVKTVCDQRMRSLNYARDLEPFVIDEPPGLLGDNTAHNPSEIVLGAFGSCLVVGIQANAAAQGISLTKLQVELEADINITSTWGTGELAKPQIGFSDVRVKVDIDGDASREVLEELVQHANTWSPVSNTLSRPMPISVSMA; from the coding sequence ATGTCTGAGGTTACTGCAATCTCACCCATTGCTAAAGACGGGTTAGATAGCTTGATTGCGAAGAATCGGGAAAACCTGGAAGAGCAGAAGACCTTAAAGGTCAAAACAGTTTGTGATCAACGGATGCGTAGCCTGAACTACGCCCGAGACTTAGAGCCATTCGTCATTGATGAGCCACCTGGGTTGTTAGGCGATAACACGGCCCATAACCCGTCCGAAATTGTATTGGGTGCTTTTGGGTCGTGTTTAGTCGTGGGTATCCAGGCCAATGCAGCCGCCCAAGGGATTTCCTTAACTAAATTGCAGGTTGAACTGGAAGCAGATATTAATATCACCAGTACCTGGGGAACCGGAGAATTAGCGAAGCCTCAAATCGGTTTTAGTGATGTGCGCGTCAAAGTGGATATTGATGGCGATGCCAGCCGAGAGGTCTTAGAAGAGTTAGTGCAACATGCCAACACCTGGTCGCCAGTCTCCAATACTTTAAGTCGCCCCATGCCCATTAGTGTGTCTATGGCGTAG
- a CDS encoding acyl-CoA dehydrogenase family protein: MVLPKTPTHNSSTLIDSKDRPSVPGDGAVFVPAIAAIRTVVDQELAPHVQDIDLNGQYPGDIMQRLGAAGAFRQAVSPEFGGEGISLKGAIQSIEAVSKSCLSTGFITWCQVACTWYLQNTQNSELQKELLPAVAQGQVMAGTGLSNPMKCFAGIEKIALTATKVEGGFILNGQLPWVSNLGPGHYFGVVARMANEDAHLMVIVSDQLEGVSLRRCGTFIALEGTGTFGCVFRNAFIPDQYVLAAPCEAYIHQIQPGFILTQVGMGLGLVAGCIDLINRYQRRLGHVNCFLADQPSDLMAELALAQEQAYDLADELVQVEGRLSPALMKKVIQARLTAGEMSIKAANAAMLHAGARAYIKGSPEERKLREAYFVAIVTPAIKQLKKMLYAMGD, from the coding sequence ATGGTGTTACCCAAGACACCCACCCATAATTCATCCACTCTGATCGATTCAAAGGACAGGCCATCTGTTCCTGGGGATGGAGCGGTTTTCGTCCCTGCTATTGCTGCCATTCGCACTGTCGTTGACCAAGAACTGGCCCCCCATGTTCAAGATATTGACTTGAATGGCCAATATCCGGGAGACATTATGCAGCGTTTGGGAGCAGCGGGAGCCTTTCGGCAAGCGGTGTCTCCTGAGTTTGGCGGAGAAGGCATCAGCCTAAAAGGTGCCATACAGTCTATTGAGGCTGTTTCCAAGTCCTGTTTATCCACAGGGTTTATTACTTGGTGTCAGGTGGCCTGTACCTGGTATTTACAGAACACTCAAAACTCGGAACTACAAAAGGAACTTTTACCCGCCGTGGCCCAGGGACAAGTCATGGCCGGAACGGGCTTATCCAATCCGATGAAGTGTTTTGCTGGGATCGAAAAAATTGCCTTGACGGCCACCAAGGTTGAAGGCGGCTTTATCCTCAATGGCCAATTACCTTGGGTCTCTAATCTGGGTCCAGGGCATTACTTTGGCGTCGTGGCCCGGATGGCTAACGAAGATGCCCACCTAATGGTGATTGTGTCTGATCAGTTAGAGGGGGTCTCGTTACGACGGTGCGGAACGTTTATCGCGTTGGAGGGGACGGGAACCTTCGGGTGTGTCTTCCGGAATGCCTTTATCCCGGATCAGTATGTTTTAGCGGCCCCCTGCGAAGCTTATATTCACCAGATCCAACCGGGATTTATTTTGACCCAAGTGGGCATGGGGTTGGGCTTAGTGGCAGGATGTATTGACTTAATCAACCGCTATCAACGCCGCTTGGGACATGTGAATTGCTTCTTGGCAGATCAACCCAGTGATTTGATGGCCGAGCTAGCCTTAGCCCAAGAACAGGCTTACGACCTGGCAGATGAGCTGGTCCAAGTGGAGGGTCGTTTATCGCCAGCACTGATGAAAAAAGTGATTCAAGCTAGGCTCACTGCAGGAGAAATGTCGATCAAGGCTGCCAATGCAGCGATGTTGCATGCTGGGGCTCGTGCTTATATCAAGGGGAGTCCAGAAGAACGGAAACTGAGAGAAGCTTACTTTGTTGCGATTGTGACGCCTGCCATTAAACAGCTAAAGAAAATGTTGTATGCCATGGGTGATTGA
- a CDS encoding CmpA/NrtA family ABC transporter substrate-binding protein has translation MLWASTDSQASSWDQLAVERGNLADLNVQCTICGRYHATADHLKYMADMPQDPTDLIDDLVKMRFYQSDAVSIASRISQAELRTALFVKMAANGNPKRERLVNELIQLAGGLDEAFAAAFGPKSGEFFTDAQRTGQFTRRKFLRNIAVGAALVTLANCASRPENPEGAADLPPAEVGDLEKTDLNIAFLPITCATPIIMSKPLGFYEKYGLNVTLKKYAGWSVVRDAVIAGELDASHMLAPMPIAMSLGLGSTAFSTKLASIENNNGQGIAVANKHLGKVNGPADFKGMTIGIPYDYSNHNLLLRYYLATGGIDPDKDVKLLILPPPDAIAKMKAEQIDAFILPDNFTQRVVRDDIGFIHLLTKDLWPGHPCCAFTASQAWIDEHPNTFRVLNKAIIDGATYANKPENRKEIAAAIAPREFLNQPVDVLEAVMTGKFEDGQGNTLDEPDRIYFDPYPWKSFATWISNQLVRWDYMTPEQADYDEIGETIFMTDLARELATELGAEVPQDVTRIEKLKFDTLDPQNATEYIERQQKEYGV, from the coding sequence ATGCTGTGGGCTTCAACCGACTCTCAAGCTTCATCGTGGGATCAGCTTGCTGTTGAGCGAGGGAATTTAGCAGATTTAAATGTTCAATGTACGATTTGCGGACGGTATCACGCGACGGCAGATCATCTGAAATATATGGCTGATATGCCGCAAGACCCCACTGACTTGATTGATGATTTGGTAAAAATGCGATTTTATCAATCTGATGCCGTGTCCATTGCCAGCAGGATTAGTCAAGCGGAATTGCGGACAGCGCTCTTTGTGAAGATGGCCGCTAATGGCAATCCCAAGCGTGAGCGACTCGTGAATGAGCTGATTCAACTGGCAGGAGGACTGGATGAAGCCTTTGCTGCAGCCTTTGGCCCCAAATCGGGAGAATTTTTTACAGATGCTCAGCGGACTGGACAGTTTACGCGGCGTAAGTTTCTGCGCAATATTGCCGTGGGGGCTGCCCTAGTAACTCTGGCGAACTGTGCGTCTAGACCTGAGAATCCAGAAGGTGCTGCAGACCTCCCTCCAGCCGAAGTGGGGGATTTGGAAAAAACGGATTTGAACATTGCTTTTTTACCGATTACTTGTGCCACACCCATCATCATGTCTAAACCCTTGGGCTTTTATGAGAAGTATGGCCTCAATGTCACGTTGAAAAAATATGCGGGATGGTCCGTGGTTCGAGATGCTGTGATTGCTGGGGAGCTGGATGCGTCGCATATGTTAGCCCCCATGCCCATTGCCATGTCTTTAGGGCTAGGCTCTACCGCCTTTTCGACTAAGCTCGCCAGTATTGAAAATAACAATGGTCAAGGGATTGCGGTGGCCAATAAACATTTAGGCAAGGTGAATGGTCCGGCAGATTTCAAAGGGATGACCATTGGTATTCCCTATGATTATTCCAACCACAACTTACTGCTGCGCTACTACTTGGCAACGGGAGGAATTGATCCAGATAAGGATGTCAAACTGTTGATTCTGCCTCCACCAGATGCGATCGCAAAAATGAAGGCAGAACAAATCGATGCGTTTATCTTGCCCGATAACTTTACCCAGCGGGTTGTTAGGGATGACATTGGTTTTATCCATCTATTGACCAAAGACTTATGGCCAGGACATCCCTGTTGCGCCTTTACGGCGTCTCAAGCCTGGATTGATGAGCATCCCAATACGTTCCGAGTGCTCAACAAAGCCATTATTGATGGCGCTACCTACGCCAATAAACCCGAGAACCGAAAAGAAATCGCGGCTGCGATCGCACCCCGAGAGTTTCTCAATCAACCCGTTGATGTGTTGGAAGCGGTGATGACGGGCAAGTTTGAAGATGGTCAAGGGAATACCTTAGATGAACCCGATCGCATTTACTTTGACCCATATCCGTGGAAAAGCTTTGCCACCTGGATTTCGAACCAACTAGTGCGTTGGGATTATATGACGCCCGAGCAAGCGGATTATGACGAGATTGGAGAAACCATCTTTATGACCGATTTGGCGCGTGAATTAGCCACGGAGTTAGGAGCAGAGGTTCCTCAAGATGTGACCCGGATCGAGAAACTCAAGTTTGATACCTTAGACCCCCAAAACGCCACTGAATATATAGAGCGTCAACAGAAAGAATATGGCGTTTGA
- a CDS encoding MSMEG_0572/Sll0783 family nitrogen starvation response protein — MPEVTTPIHQTGDFFVDYEEKVFPDVQADPGEKALVTFHTVAFEGSIGLVNLLQATRLIRKGFETSVLLYGPGVTLGVQRGFPKLGDEAFPGHMAMNNQLVKIMEEGGKVYACRFALQALYGHGEPSLIPGIRPINPLDVLDIVLVHRKAGAFILDTWTM, encoded by the coding sequence ATGCCAGAAGTTACGACTCCCATCCACCAGACTGGCGACTTTTTTGTGGATTATGAGGAAAAAGTCTTCCCCGATGTGCAGGCCGATCCGGGCGAAAAAGCCTTAGTTACCTTTCATACCGTTGCCTTTGAAGGCTCAATTGGCTTGGTGAATTTATTACAGGCCACCCGCCTAATTCGCAAAGGATTTGAGACTTCCGTTTTGCTCTATGGTCCTGGCGTAACCCTGGGCGTCCAGCGAGGCTTTCCCAAATTAGGCGATGAAGCTTTCCCCGGGCATATGGCCATGAACAATCAGCTCGTCAAGATTATGGAAGAAGGGGGCAAAGTCTATGCCTGCCGATTTGCCCTACAGGCCCTCTATGGTCATGGTGAACCCTCTTTGATTCCGGGGATTCGACCTATTAATCCCTTGGATGTCTTGGATATTGTCTTGGTGCACCGCAAAGCAGGAGCCTTTATCCTCGATACCTGGACTATGTAA
- a CDS encoding Nit6803 family nitrilase: MDHEKTVRAAAVQISPVLFSREGTTEKVLDAIASAAQEGVQLIVFPETFVPYYPYFSFIQPPVVMGKAHMQLYEEAVTVPGAVVDAISRAARSYEMVVVLGVNEREGGSLYNTQLIFDADGTLGLKRRKITPTYHERMVWGQGDGAGLAVLETAVGRLGALACWEHYNPLARYALMAQQEEIHCGQFPGSMVGQIFADQIEVTMRHHALESGCFVVNATGWLTPEQKQQITADEKLQKVLSGGCYTAIISPEGVPLCDPVTEGEGMAIADLDFSLITKRKRMMDSVGHYSRPDLLQLQVNQQAWAVMQAAPTVPLPEQDFPLSSEPIPHPVD; encoded by the coding sequence ATGGATCACGAAAAAACAGTACGAGCCGCTGCGGTGCAGATCAGTCCGGTCTTGTTTAGTCGAGAAGGGACCACGGAGAAGGTTTTGGATGCGATCGCATCTGCAGCCCAAGAAGGCGTGCAGCTCATCGTCTTCCCTGAAACCTTCGTTCCCTACTACCCCTACTTCTCCTTTATTCAGCCGCCCGTGGTGATGGGTAAGGCCCATATGCAGCTGTATGAAGAAGCGGTGACCGTGCCGGGGGCGGTGGTTGATGCCATCAGCCGAGCCGCTCGCTCCTACGAAATGGTGGTGGTTCTGGGGGTGAATGAGCGAGAAGGCGGTTCCCTTTATAACACCCAACTGATCTTTGATGCCGATGGCACCTTGGGGCTGAAGCGACGCAAAATTACCCCCACCTACCATGAGCGGATGGTCTGGGGACAAGGGGATGGGGCTGGACTCGCCGTCCTAGAGACGGCTGTGGGTCGGCTAGGGGCCTTAGCCTGCTGGGAACATTACAATCCCCTGGCTCGCTATGCCCTGATGGCTCAGCAGGAAGAAATTCACTGTGGGCAGTTTCCGGGGTCGATGGTGGGGCAAATCTTTGCCGACCAAATAGAGGTAACCATGCGCCACCATGCTTTGGAGTCGGGCTGTTTTGTGGTTAATGCCACAGGCTGGCTCACCCCAGAACAAAAGCAGCAAATTACCGCCGATGAAAAGCTGCAAAAGGTTCTGAGTGGGGGCTGCTATACAGCCATTATTAGCCCTGAGGGGGTGCCCCTCTGTGACCCTGTGACCGAGGGCGAAGGGATGGCCATCGCCGATCTCGATTTCTCCCTGATTACCAAGCGCAAACGGATGATGGACTCCGTGGGCCATTATTCCCGGCCCGATCTCTTGCAGTTGCAGGTGAATCAACAAGCTTGGGCCGTAATGCAAGCCGCTCCCACCGTACCGCTTCCAGAGCAGGATTTTCCTTTATCCAGTGAGCCTATCCCGCACCCCGTCGATTAA